Proteins from a single region of Ischnura elegans chromosome 2, ioIscEleg1.1, whole genome shotgun sequence:
- the LOC124153494 gene encoding uncharacterized protein LOC124153494, which yields MNSMLQKVSAVVGVGGVGDVFSKAAVSVAVPKMTAVAGTNRIYAGVGNGVSHQFGSLQHLHGGEAAMVQFLLGGDHDGATGDSLVGVDTNNNGNEVTVVLSTVQDTVMREPVAATTRELATGPSEPAKEEDPKPFPVPSDAPAAEPQPPVEEGRRTRGASEKYSLRPRSIQNRMETELRRRGGRTATSSVEKSARSGGSAAAAASEAREGATVTAAGSGGRSGSGGGRREPKPKQKPPPLSKYRRKTANARERSRMREINQAFETLRKAVPTFPAPLSCSSSSSSSSCSSSSGSPSYGGTNKASEKLTKITTLRLAMNYIEALAQILREKPREEDASLLSPSSTTSSTSSLSSASSSPYLHQNLHHHHHPYRQDAQPHPGIHQQAPLPSLIQLPSLLPPMPPLPLGTHLGGFTSHQLAGSAFGDASSGCGSDELGDYATTCSDLLSDDGSTFGGGGCRGGGVGDPLNVDPFEDIIGDGLDILLESDGESLQFHSDLSEQSTP from the coding sequence ATGAACTCAATGCTCCAGAAGGTGAGCGCAGTCGTCGGTGTAGGGGGCGTGGGTGATGTGTTTAGCAAAGCGGCCGTCTCTGTGGCAGTGCCCAAGATGACCGCGGTGGCCGGGACCAACCGCATCTACGCGGGCGTGGGCAATGGAGTCTCCCATCAATTCGGCTCGCTGCAGCACTTGCACGGTGGCGAGGCCGCAATGGTGCAGTTCCTCCTCGGCGGCGACCACGACGGCGCCACGGGAGACTCCCTCGTCGGCGTCGACACCAACAACAACGGAAACGAGGTGACCGTGGTGCTGAGTACGGTGCAGGACACGGTTATGCGGGAACCCGTGGCCGCGACCACCCGGGAACTGGCCACCGGTCCCTCCGAACCTGCCAAGGAGGAAGACCCTAAGCCGTTCCCGGTCCCCAGCGATGCACCCGCGGCAGAACCTCAGCCCCCCGTGGAGGAGGGTCGCCGAACCCGCGGGGCAAGTGAGAAATACTCCCTTCGGCCCCGCTCCATACAAAACCGAATGGAGACGGAGCTGCGTCGCCGGGGAGGGCGGACCGCAACCTCAAGCGTCGAGAAATCCGCCCGCTCTGGCGGTTCGGCCGCCGCGGCCGCGTCGGAGGCCCGCGAGGGTGCGACGGTGACGGCGGCAGGGTCCGGCGGTCGGTCAGGCTCGGGCGGCGGTCGTCGGGAGCCCAAACCCAAGCAGAAGCCGCCGCCCCTCAGCAAGTATCGGCGGAAGACGGCCAACGCCCGGGAGCGGAGCCGGATGCGGGAGATCAACCAGGCGTTCGAGACCCTGCGGAAGGCGGTGCCTACGTTCCCTGCACCGCTCTCCTGTTCCTCCTCGTCGTCGTCTTCCTCGTGCTCCAGTTCCTCCGGATCGCCGTCGTACGGCGGGACCAACAAGGCGAGCGAGAAGCTCACCAAAATCACCACCCTCCGGCTGGCGATGAACTATATCGAGGCGTTGGCGCAGATCCTGAGGGAAAAGCCACGGGAGGAGGATGCAAGCCTCCTCTCGccctcctccacaacctcctcCACATCCTCGCTCTCCTCTGCCTCTTCCTCGCCGTACCTCCATCAAAACctccaccatcaccaccacccgTACCGGCAAGACGCGCAGCCACACCCGGGTATCCACCAACAGGCGCCGCTGCCGTCCCTTATACAGCTGCCCTCCCTGCTCCCGCCCATGCCCCCGCTCCCTCTCGGCACCCACCTCGGCGGATTCACCTCGCACCAGCTCGCCGGATCGGCCTTCGGCGACGCCTCGTCCGGGTGCGGCAGCGACGAGCTGGGAGACTACGCGACGACCTGCAGCGACCTTCTCTCGGACGACGGCTCCACGTTCGGCGGCGGAGGGTGCCGGGGCGGAGGCGTGGGGGACCCCTTGAACGTGGACCCCTTCGAGGACATCATCGGGGACGGGCTGGACATCCTCTTGGAGTCAGACGGCGAGTCGCTCCAATTCCATTCGGACCTCAGTGAGCAGTCGACGCCTTGA